Genomic segment of Sulfitobacter faviae:
AAATGTGAATTCGATAGTCACCGCCCGCACGGCGCCGAGCGGAAGTTTACGTCACGCCCCCTGCCCCACCGCAGCCCTTGTGAAGCCCGCCTTGCGCGGGCAAAATGCGCCAAACATCAGGAGACAGAAATGACCGTCCATATTGGCGCAAAACCCGGCGATATCGCCGAAACCGTATTGATGCCCGGCGACCCCTACCGCGCGAAATGGGCGGCGGAGACCTTTCTCGAAGGGGCCGAACTGGTCAACGAAGTGCGCGGTATGCTCGGCTTTACCGGCACATGGCGCGGCAACCGGGTGACGATCCAAGGCTCGGGCATGGGCATGCCGTCGCTGTCGATCTACGCCAATGAGTTGATGACCGAATATGGCGCGCAGACCCTGATCCGCATCGGCTCTTGTGGCGGCATGCAATCCCATGTCGGCATCCGCGACGTGATCATCGCCATGACGGCCAGCACCATCACCTCGCCCTCCTCCGGCATTTTCCGCGAATTGAACTACGCCCCCTGCGCCGATTACGGCCTTTTAAGCGCTGCTGTCGCTGCCGCCGAAAAGCTGGAGGCCGAGACCCATGTAGGCGGGATCTATTCCTCGGATGTTTTCTATGCGGAGCGCCCCGATCTCGATGAGCAGATGGTGCGCCATGGCATCCTCGGTGTCGAGATGGAGGCAGCGGAGCTTTACACGCTGGCCGCGCGGCACAAGCGGCGTGCCTTGGCGGTGTTGACGGTGAGCGATCATTTGCAGACCGGCGAGGCGCTGCCCTCGGAGGATCGCGAAAAGAGTTTTGGCGATATGGTCGAGATTGCGCTGGAGGCGGCCTTTGCCTGAGTGCGGCGCCTGCTGAAAGGGCGGGGTTGGTATTTGAAAAAGGATGAAGGGGCGCGGCGGGGGTCGCGCCTTTTTTCGTGGCTTGGCGGGTGGTGTGAGCGGTGGGGTGCTTCGTTGGTTGGCGCTCGCGTGTGGGGAGAGTGCGGAAGGTATTTGGGAAAGGATGAAGGGAGGGGGTGTGGTGCGTCTTTCAGGCGTGTTGGCCGGCGAGGCGGCCGGAGTAGAGGCAGCCACCTAAGAAGGTGCCTTCGAGGGCGTTGTAGCCGTGGTAGCCGCCGCCGCCGAAGCCGCAGACCTCTCCGGCTGCGAAGAGGCCGGGGAGGATGGTGCCCGCAGGCGTGAGCACGCGGCCTTGGGTGTCGCTGTGTAATCCGCCGAGGGATTTGCGGGTGAGGATGTTGAGGCGCACAGCGATGAGCGGGCCGTTGGCCGGATCGAGAATGGCGTGGGGTTTGGCGGTGCGGATCAAGCGGTCGCCACGGTAGTTGCGGGCGCCGCGGATCGCGGTGATCTGGGCGTCTTTGGCGAAGGGGTTGCCCAACTGGCCATCGCGGGCTGCGATTTGGGCGCGGATGTGCTCTAGGGCGACGGGGGTCTCGGGTGTGAGGGCGTTCATGCGGGTAACGAGGGTTTTCAAGTCCTCGGCGACGATGAAGTCCGCGCCTTTTTCTTTGAAGACCTCGACTGCGGCGGTTGCCCCCTTGCCGAGCCGTGCTTTCAGGACTTCGCCCCATTTGCCGGAGGTGAGATCGGGGTTCTGTTCGGATCCCGAGAGGGCGAATTCCTTTTCGATGATCTTTTGCGTCAGGATGAACCAGCTGTGTTCGCCTGCTTGCAGGATGCGTTTGAGGGTCGAGAGCGTGTCGAAGCCGGGCAGGCAGGGTGCTTCCATCCGGTCGCCGCGCGCGTCGAACCACATTGAGGACGGTCCGGGCAGTATGCGGATGCCGTGGTTGGGCCAGATCGGATCCCAGTTTTGCACGCCTTCGCAATAGTGCCACATGCGGTCTTCGTTGATGAGCCCTGCCCCGGCTTCGGCGGCGATGGCGTGCATCTTGCCGTCGACGTAGTCGGGCACGCCGCTGACCATCTGGCGCGGCGCGGGGCCGAGGCGGTCTTTGGGCCAGTGTTGCCGCACCAAATCGTGGTTGGCGCCGATGCCGCCGGTGGTGAGGATGACGGCCTCGGCGGTATGCTCAAAGTCGCCGGTGACATTTCGCGATGTGCTTTGACCGCGCGGGGCGTCGCTGTCTTCCAGCACCTCGCCCGCCACGCCGGTGACCGCGCCATCCGTTGTGATCAGCCGGGTGGCGCGGTGGCGGAAGGCGAGGCGCAGTTTGCCCGCTGCCGCGTATTCCTGCATCAGCCGCGCGAAAGGGGCGACGACGCCGGTGCCGGTGCCCCAAGTGATATGAAATCGCGGGACAGAGTTGCCGTGGCCATGGGCCCCTGCCCCGCCGCGCTCGGCCCAGCCGACGACCGGGAACCAGCGCAGGCCGATCTGGTGCAGCCAAGCGCGCATGTCGCCTGCCGCCCAGTCGATGAACCCTTCCGCGAGTTTGCGGGGATTGGCGTCTTCGGGGCGGTCGAACTGCGCCGAGCCCATCCAGTCGCGATAGGCGAGTTCCGCGCTGTCGCGGATGCCCATGCGGCGCTGTTCGAGTGTGTCGACCATGAAGAGACCGCCGAGCGACCAATAGGCCTGCCCGCCGAGGCTTTGCGGGCCTTCTTGGTCCATGAGCAGCACACGGCGACCGCGCAGCACGGCCTCATGGGCGGCAACCATGCCGGCCAGACCCGCCCCACGACGATCACATCTGCTTTGAAACGCTCACCCATTGCTGCCTCCCCTGTTTCGGCAAGCTTGCGGTGGGTTGGGGGCAAAAGCAAGTCACAGACGCGGGGTGTCGAGCCCTTTGAGGCAGCGGTCGGGTGGGCCTTCGCTGCGGTAGGCTTCGGCCCCGCAGGCGACGCAGTGGTATTTGCGTAGCGCGCCTTTGTCCCCGCCCGGTCTTCGCGCCAGCGGCAGTCGCGCGTGGGCGCGTTGCGACGGGCAAAGATCAGCACGATCACAAAGACGATAACGATGACAAAGGGCAGGATCATGGGAAAAACCAAAGGCCCGGCGCTTGGCCGGGCCTTCCTGTCGGATTGGGTAGATTAGACGGTGCGCTCGACCATCAGTTTCTTGATGTTGGCGATCGCCGCCGCCGGGTTCAGCCCCTTGGGGCAGGTCTTGGCGCAGTTCATG
This window contains:
- a CDS encoding FAD-binding dehydrogenase, with protein sequence MVAAHEAVLRGRRVLLMDQEGPQSLGGQAYWSLGGLFMVDTLEQRRMGIRDSAELAYRDWMGSAQFDRPEDANPRKLAEGFIDWAAGDMRAWLHQIGLRWFPVVGWAERGGAGAHGHGNSVPRFHITWGTGTGVVAPFARLMQEYAAAGKLRLAFRHRATRLITTDGAVTGVAGEVLEDSDAPRGQSTSRNVTGDFEHTAEAVILTTGGIGANHDLVRQHWPKDRLGPAPRQMVSGVPDYVDGKMHAIAAEAGAGLINEDRMWHYCEGVQNWDPIWPNHGIRILPGPSSMWFDARGDRMEAPCLPGFDTLSTLKRILQAGEHSWFILTQKIIEKEFALSGSEQNPDLTSGKWGEVLKARLGKGATAAVEVFKEKGADFIVAEDLKTLVTRMNALTPETPVALEHIRAQIAARDGQLGNPFAKDAQITAIRGARNYRGDRLIRTAKPHAILDPANGPLIAVRLNILTRKSLGGLHSDTQGRVLTPAGTILPGLFAAGEVCGFGGGGYHGYNALEGTFLGGCLYSGRLAGQHA
- the deoD gene encoding purine-nucleoside phosphorylase, which translates into the protein MTVHIGAKPGDIAETVLMPGDPYRAKWAAETFLEGAELVNEVRGMLGFTGTWRGNRVTIQGSGMGMPSLSIYANELMTEYGAQTLIRIGSCGGMQSHVGIRDVIIAMTASTITSPSSGIFRELNYAPCADYGLLSAAVAAAEKLEAETHVGGIYSSDVFYAERPDLDEQMVRHGILGVEMEAAELYTLAARHKRRALAVLTVSDHLQTGEALPSEDREKSFGDMVEIALEAAFA